One window from the genome of Actinoplanes teichomyceticus ATCC 31121 encodes:
- a CDS encoding polyprenyl synthetase family protein, which yields MFCYWGRRSAGGEECAPIVTAAAALELFHAFALIHDDIMDGSERRRGEPSVHQLFADPHTRSSWRGDAARYGRNTALLCGDLCAAWADEMFQGCGLTREQVYRGYAVFAGMRTEIIAGQYLDLVSSVGDGSAASALTVIRMKTARYTVTRPLQIGAAPVPAQVAAALTALAEEATNRPHRQ from the coding sequence ATGTTCTGCTACTGGGGCCGGCGCAGTGCCGGCGGCGAGGAATGCGCCCCGATCGTCACCGCGGCCGCGGCGCTGGAGCTCTTCCACGCGTTCGCGCTCATCCACGACGACATCATGGACGGCAGTGAGCGGCGGCGCGGGGAGCCGTCGGTGCACCAGCTCTTCGCCGATCCGCACACCCGCTCCTCGTGGCGCGGCGACGCGGCGCGGTACGGGCGCAACACCGCCCTGCTCTGCGGCGACCTGTGTGCGGCCTGGGCGGACGAGATGTTCCAGGGGTGTGGGCTGACTCGCGAGCAGGTGTACCGCGGCTACGCCGTCTTCGCCGGTATGCGCACCGAGATCATCGCCGGTCAGTATCTCGACCTGGTGTCCAGCGTCGGCGACGGCTCGGCGGCCAGCGCCCTGACCGTGATCCGCATGAAGACGGCGCGGTACACGGTGACCCGCCCGTTGCAGATCGGCGCCGCGCCCGTGCCGGCGCAGGTGGCCGCTGCCTTGACGGCCTTGGCCGAGGAGGCGACGAACCGCCCGCACCGGCAGTAG
- a CDS encoding sugar phosphate isomerase/epimerase family protein, with translation MARPITLFTGQWADLPFDEMCRLASEWGYDGLEIACWGDHFEVDKALADDGYVERKRELLAKHNLQVFAISNHLVGQAVCDHPIDERHRDILPARIWGDGEPEAVRRRAAEEMKDTARAAAKLGVNIVVGFTGSSIWHTVAMFPPVPAEMIERGYADFAARWNPILDVFAEVGVRFAHEVHPSEIAYDYWTTRRTLEAIGNRPEFGLNWDPSHFVWQDLDPVNFILDFADRIYHVDCKDAKVRTGDGRRGRLSSHLPWADLRRGWDFVSTGHGDVPWEDCFRALNAIGYAGPLSIEWEDAGMDRLVGAPEALSFVRRLAFDAPAAAFDTAFSSAKA, from the coding sequence ATGGCGCGACCGATCACCCTCTTCACCGGCCAGTGGGCCGACCTGCCGTTCGACGAGATGTGCCGGCTGGCCTCGGAATGGGGCTACGACGGCCTGGAGATCGCCTGCTGGGGCGACCACTTCGAGGTCGACAAGGCGCTCGCCGACGACGGCTACGTCGAGCGCAAGCGCGAGCTGCTGGCCAAGCACAACCTGCAGGTGTTCGCCATCTCCAACCACCTGGTCGGGCAGGCGGTCTGCGACCACCCGATCGACGAGCGGCACCGCGACATCCTCCCCGCCCGGATCTGGGGTGACGGCGAGCCCGAGGCGGTGCGGCGGCGCGCCGCCGAGGAGATGAAGGACACCGCCCGGGCCGCTGCCAAGCTGGGCGTGAACATCGTCGTCGGCTTCACCGGATCGTCGATCTGGCACACCGTCGCCATGTTCCCGCCGGTGCCGGCCGAGATGATCGAACGGGGATATGCCGATTTCGCCGCGCGGTGGAACCCCATCCTCGACGTCTTCGCGGAGGTGGGTGTCCGTTTCGCCCACGAGGTTCACCCGAGCGAGATCGCCTACGACTACTGGACGACCAGGCGAACGCTGGAGGCGATCGGCAACCGGCCGGAGTTCGGTCTCAACTGGGACCCGTCGCACTTCGTCTGGCAGGATCTCGACCCGGTCAACTTCATCCTCGACTTCGCGGACCGGATCTACCACGTCGACTGCAAGGACGCGAAGGTACGCACCGGCGACGGGCGCCGCGGCCGGCTCAGCTCCCACCTGCCCTGGGCCGACCTGCGGCGTGGGTGGGACTTCGTCTCCACCGGCCACGGCGACGTGCCGTGGGAGGACTGTTTCCGGGCGCTCAACGCCATCGGTTACGCCGGCCCGCTCTCCATCGAATGGGAGGACGCCGGGATGGACCGGCTGGTCGGCGCGCCGGAGGCGTTGAGTTTCGTCCGGCGGCTGGCGTTCGACGCGCCGGCGGCGGCCTTCGACACGGCGTTCTCGTCCGCCAAGGCGTAG
- a CDS encoding alkaline phosphatase family protein gives MSKLVVLDVVGLTPRLLAHMPRLRAVADGGFSARLDPVLPAVTCSVQATFLTGERPAGHGVVGNGWYFRDLGEVLLWRQHNALVGGEKLWHTARRRRPGFTVANICWWYAMGADVDWTVTPRPIYRADGRKDPDCYTDPPELHDELTARLGAFPLFSYWGPGAGLASSHWICRAAEQVMAAHDPDLTLVYVPHLDYDLQRYGPADPRAAAAAAALDAVLGPLLRAAVARGATVVALSEYGITPVQRPVHVNRALRAGGLLRVHRQDGMEYLDPWTSRAFAVADHQVAHVYVRQPADLPYVTELLTGLPGVADVLNAEGKRRQGLDHARAGELVLVAEPDAWFTYYYWLDTARAPDFARLVEIHRKPGYDPAELFFDPAAPGAAKRRAVLALARRKLGMRYLMNVVGLDAGAQAVRGSHGRLPGDPADAPVLLCSDASAARTRLAATDVKGVLLELAGLEGE, from the coding sequence ATGAGCAAGCTTGTCGTCCTCGACGTGGTGGGGCTCACGCCGCGGCTGCTGGCACACATGCCCCGCCTGCGGGCGGTCGCCGACGGAGGATTCTCGGCCCGGCTCGATCCCGTGTTGCCGGCGGTCACCTGCTCGGTGCAGGCCACGTTCCTGACCGGCGAGCGGCCGGCCGGGCACGGGGTCGTCGGCAACGGATGGTACTTCCGGGATCTCGGGGAGGTTCTGCTGTGGCGCCAGCACAACGCCCTGGTCGGCGGGGAGAAGCTGTGGCACACCGCACGCCGGCGCCGGCCCGGGTTCACCGTGGCGAACATCTGCTGGTGGTACGCGATGGGTGCCGACGTGGACTGGACCGTCACGCCACGTCCGATCTATCGGGCGGATGGCCGCAAGGACCCGGACTGTTACACCGATCCACCCGAGCTGCACGACGAGCTGACCGCGAGGCTCGGCGCCTTCCCGCTGTTCAGCTACTGGGGGCCGGGCGCGGGCCTGGCGTCCTCGCACTGGATCTGCCGGGCCGCCGAGCAGGTGATGGCGGCGCACGACCCGGACCTGACGCTGGTCTACGTCCCGCATCTGGACTACGACCTGCAACGCTACGGCCCGGCGGATCCGCGGGCCGCGGCGGCCGCCGCCGCACTGGACGCCGTGCTCGGGCCGCTGCTGCGGGCGGCAGTCGCGCGCGGAGCGACGGTGGTGGCGCTGTCGGAGTACGGCATCACGCCCGTGCAACGCCCGGTGCACGTCAACCGTGCGCTGCGGGCCGGAGGCCTGTTGCGGGTGCACCGTCAGGACGGCATGGAGTACCTGGATCCGTGGACCTCGCGGGCGTTCGCGGTGGCCGACCACCAGGTGGCGCACGTCTACGTCCGGCAGCCGGCCGACCTGCCGTACGTGACCGAACTGCTCACCGGCCTGCCCGGGGTGGCCGACGTGCTGAATGCCGAGGGCAAGCGCCGGCAGGGGCTGGATCACGCGCGAGCCGGGGAGCTGGTGCTGGTGGCCGAGCCGGACGCCTGGTTCACCTATTACTACTGGCTCGACACCGCCCGGGCGCCCGACTTCGCGCGCCTGGTGGAGATTCACCGCAAGCCCGGATACGACCCCGCCGAACTGTTCTTCGATCCGGCCGCCCCGGGCGCGGCGAAGCGGCGCGCGGTGCTGGCGCTGGCGCGCAGGAAGCTCGGGATGCGGTATCTGATGAACGTGGTGGGGCTGGATGCGGGCGCACAGGCGGTGCGCGGCTCGCACGGGCGGCTGCCGGGCGACCCGGCCGACGCCCCGGTCCTGCTGTGTTCGGACGCGTCCGCCGCTCGCACCCGGCTCGCCGCCACCGACGTCAAGGGCGTGCTGCTGGAGTTGGCCGGTCTGGAGGGGGAGTGA
- a CDS encoding ThuA domain-containing protein, whose protein sequence is MRKPFRSLLGVATAALTTLACTVTPASAADPAYDVLVFSKTAGFRHDSIGAGVQAIKDLGAANNFTVTATEDAATFTTSDLAGYETVVFLNTTGDVFDATQRTAFESYIRGGGGFAGVHAAADTEYNWPFYGQLVGAWFASHPSIQQADIKVEDRAHAATAHLPQTWTRTDEWYNYKTNARSTAHVLASLDETSYSGGGMGGDHPHAWCKTLDSGRSFYTGGGHTIASYADPGFRRHLLGGIRYTAGRAQADCRPETGYTPLYNGSTSGWSQAGPGSFTNSDATLTSVGGLGMLWYSAKAYTNYSLKLDWRMSGDDNSGVFIGFPASSDPWSAVDNGYEIQIDATDSADRTTGAVYSFQGANTAARDAALNPPGEWNTFELLVEGQRLQIFLNGVKINDFTNTNPARNLDGYIGLQNHGTGDEVSFRNVRLKELNGGGGGARTLEAEAYTSASGVQPFTKSGAHNGQTLGYIDPGDWSSYSGVDLTGITTFTARVVSGGAGGTIQVRTGSATGTVLGSVTVPNTGSWGTFADVTTTLSAVPSGTRTLYLTYTGSGSGLFDVDDFTLDASGGGTATGPVAGFAGKCLDVDAGGSADGTRIQLWTCNGTGAQTWTVDGQVWRNPQSNKCLDVAGGATANGTKAQLWTCNGSAAQNWVAQPDKTVKNPQSNKCLDVSEAKSTDGQQIHLWDCHAGANQLWTLP, encoded by the coding sequence GTGCGCAAACCTTTCCGCTCTCTACTCGGCGTGGCCACCGCCGCGTTGACCACTCTGGCATGTACCGTCACCCCCGCCTCCGCCGCCGATCCCGCCTACGACGTGCTGGTCTTCTCCAAGACCGCCGGTTTCCGCCACGATTCCATCGGCGCCGGCGTGCAGGCGATCAAGGACCTGGGTGCCGCGAACAACTTCACCGTCACCGCCACCGAGGACGCCGCCACCTTCACCACGTCCGACCTCGCCGGGTACGAGACGGTGGTGTTCCTGAACACCACCGGTGACGTGTTCGACGCGACCCAGCGGACCGCCTTCGAGTCGTACATCCGAGGCGGCGGCGGGTTCGCCGGCGTACACGCCGCCGCCGACACCGAGTACAACTGGCCCTTCTACGGTCAACTCGTCGGCGCCTGGTTCGCCTCCCACCCGTCGATCCAGCAGGCCGACATCAAGGTCGAGGACCGGGCGCACGCGGCCACCGCGCACCTGCCGCAGACCTGGACCCGTACCGACGAGTGGTACAACTACAAGACCAATGCCCGCAGCACCGCCCACGTGCTCGCGTCCCTTGACGAGACGTCGTATTCCGGCGGCGGCATGGGCGGCGACCACCCGCACGCCTGGTGCAAGACCCTCGACTCGGGCCGCTCCTTCTACACCGGCGGTGGGCACACCATCGCGTCGTACGCGGACCCGGGGTTCCGCCGGCACCTGCTCGGTGGGATCCGCTACACGGCCGGGCGCGCCCAGGCCGACTGCCGGCCGGAGACCGGCTACACGCCGCTCTACAACGGCTCGACATCCGGCTGGTCCCAGGCCGGGCCGGGAAGCTTCACGAACAGTGATGCCACGTTGACCTCGGTCGGCGGCCTCGGGATGCTGTGGTACTCCGCGAAGGCGTACACGAACTACTCCCTGAAGCTCGACTGGCGGATGTCCGGCGACGACAACTCGGGCGTCTTCATCGGCTTCCCGGCGTCGAGCGACCCGTGGTCGGCAGTGGACAACGGCTACGAGATCCAGATCGACGCCACCGACAGCGCCGACCGCACCACCGGCGCGGTCTACAGCTTCCAGGGCGCGAACACCGCCGCTCGTGACGCCGCGCTGAATCCGCCGGGCGAGTGGAACACCTTCGAGTTGCTCGTGGAGGGCCAGCGACTCCAGATTTTCCTCAACGGCGTGAAGATCAACGACTTCACCAACACCAACCCGGCGCGCAACCTGGACGGTTACATCGGCCTGCAGAACCACGGCACCGGCGACGAGGTGTCGTTCCGCAATGTTCGGCTCAAGGAGCTGAACGGCGGCGGGGGTGGCGCCCGGACCCTCGAGGCCGAGGCGTACACCTCCGCCAGCGGGGTGCAGCCGTTCACCAAGAGCGGCGCCCACAACGGCCAGACGCTGGGCTACATCGACCCGGGTGACTGGAGCTCCTACAGCGGCGTCGACCTGACCGGGATCACCACCTTCACGGCGCGAGTCGTCTCCGGCGGTGCCGGGGGCACCATCCAGGTGCGCACCGGATCCGCCACGGGCACCGTGCTGGGCTCGGTGACGGTGCCCAACACCGGCAGCTGGGGAACCTTCGCCGACGTCACCACCACCCTGTCCGCCGTGCCGTCCGGCACCCGCACCCTGTACCTGACCTACACCGGATCCGGTAGCGGGCTCTTCGACGTGGACGACTTCACCCTGGACGCGTCCGGCGGCGGCACCGCTACCGGGCCGGTGGCCGGCTTCGCCGGCAAGTGCCTGGACGTCGACGCCGGCGGCAGTGCCGACGGCACGAGGATCCAGTTGTGGACGTGCAACGGCACGGGCGCGCAGACCTGGACCGTCGACGGTCAGGTGTGGCGCAACCCGCAGTCCAACAAGTGCCTGGACGTCGCCGGCGGGGCTACCGCGAACGGCACCAAGGCGCAGTTGTGGACGTGCAACGGCTCCGCCGCGCAGAACTGGGTGGCCCAGCCGGACAAGACGGTGAAGAACCCGCAGTCGAACAAGTGCCTGGACGTCTCCGAGGCCAAGTCCACCGACGGTCAGCAGATCCACCTCTGGGACTGCCACGCCGGCGCCAACCAGCTGTGGACCCTGCCCTGA
- a CDS encoding PQQ-dependent sugar dehydrogenase yields the protein MQSLRGRSSRFRWCAAAASSLLVAAVTVVGSATAVQAHPIDATDFAQITLAKGEPEVGEPLTLAVLPDRSVLHTARNGTLRRTDSNGNTAVVGTLAVYSHDEEGLQGVGVDPYFSTNRHIYLYYAPPLSTPGGDAPSTGTDWSAWQGVNRLSRFTLTSDWKLSAETKILDVPADRGICCHVGGDIDFDAAGNLYLSTGDDSNPFQSNGYSPLDERANRNPAFDAQRTAGNTNDLRGKILRIKVNADGSYSIPAGNLFPQGTARTRPEIYAMGFRNPFRMSVDKATGVVYVGDYGPDAGSTSSRGPSGQVEFNRVTGPGNYGWPYCTGTNTATETYAEWDFDAGTAGAKYDCTGGPANNSFRNTGRSTLPPAKAAWIRYAGDAGSPPEFGGGSESPMAGPVYRYNASSTSTTKFPQSFEGHFFAGEFGRGWIKPVHVGSDGSVGEIATFPWNGKQVMDMAFGPDGSLYVLDYGTGYFNGDENSALYRYDYVGSGNKSPTANVTADKVSGQAPLTVTFSSAGSSDPEGSALTYSWNFGDGTTSTSANPAKTFTSNGTYNVTLTVTDAQGATGSAGVQIGVGNTAPTVTISTPGNGRLFDFGDTIPYTVTVTDPEESAIDCSKVKMTYVLGHDQHGHQISSTTGCSGSVTIPVDGEHDAAANIFAVFDAEYTDAGGLATHTQHTLQPRHRQAEHYKNASGVTVYGKVAAEGGKTVGDISNGDWISFEPYQLSNATSFSARVSSGGAGGTLQLRAGSATGPVLGSATVPVTGSWETFTTVSGTIASPPAGTTTLLLTFAGGSGALFDVDAFTFTTGSAARTGPVAGFAGKCLDVDAGGSADGTRIQLWTCNGTGAQTWTVDGQVWRNPQSNKCLDVAGGATANGTKAQLWTCNGSAAQNWVAQPDKTVKNPQSNKCLDVSEAKSTDGQQIYLWDCHAGANQLWTLP from the coding sequence ATGCAATCCCTCCGAGGTCGTTCGTCCCGGTTCCGCTGGTGCGCCGCTGCAGCGAGTTCCCTGCTCGTAGCAGCGGTGACCGTCGTAGGCTCGGCCACCGCGGTGCAGGCCCACCCCATCGACGCCACCGACTTTGCGCAGATCACCCTCGCCAAGGGAGAGCCGGAGGTCGGCGAGCCGCTGACGCTGGCGGTGCTGCCGGATCGCTCGGTCCTGCACACCGCGCGCAACGGCACCCTGAGGCGCACCGACAGCAACGGCAACACCGCCGTCGTCGGCACCCTGGCGGTCTACAGCCACGACGAGGAAGGGCTGCAGGGCGTCGGCGTCGACCCGTACTTCTCGACCAACCGGCACATCTACCTGTACTACGCCCCGCCGCTGAGCACCCCGGGCGGGGATGCGCCGAGCACCGGCACCGACTGGTCCGCCTGGCAGGGTGTCAACCGGCTCTCGCGCTTCACCCTCACCAGCGACTGGAAGCTCTCCGCCGAGACCAAGATCCTCGATGTCCCGGCCGACCGGGGCATCTGCTGCCACGTCGGCGGTGACATCGACTTCGACGCCGCGGGCAACCTCTATCTGTCCACCGGCGACGACAGCAACCCGTTCCAGTCGAACGGCTACTCCCCGCTCGACGAGCGCGCCAACCGCAACCCGGCCTTCGACGCCCAGCGCACCGCCGGCAACACCAACGACCTGCGGGGCAAGATCCTGCGGATCAAGGTGAACGCGGATGGCTCGTACTCGATCCCGGCGGGCAACCTGTTCCCGCAGGGCACCGCGAGGACCCGGCCGGAGATCTACGCGATGGGCTTCCGCAACCCGTTCCGGATGAGCGTGGACAAGGCCACCGGAGTGGTGTACGTCGGTGATTACGGGCCGGACGCCGGCTCCACCTCCAGCCGGGGCCCGAGCGGACAGGTCGAGTTCAACCGGGTCACCGGGCCCGGCAACTACGGCTGGCCGTACTGCACCGGCACCAACACCGCCACCGAGACGTACGCCGAGTGGGATTTCGACGCCGGTACGGCCGGCGCCAAGTACGACTGCACCGGTGGGCCGGCCAACAACTCGTTCCGCAACACCGGACGCAGTACCCTGCCCCCGGCGAAGGCCGCCTGGATCCGCTACGCCGGCGACGCCGGCAGCCCGCCGGAGTTCGGTGGCGGCTCCGAATCTCCGATGGCCGGGCCGGTCTACCGCTACAACGCCTCCTCGACGTCGACCACCAAGTTCCCGCAGTCGTTCGAGGGGCACTTCTTCGCCGGCGAGTTCGGGCGCGGCTGGATCAAACCGGTCCACGTCGGCAGCGACGGCTCGGTGGGGGAGATCGCCACCTTCCCGTGGAACGGCAAGCAGGTCATGGACATGGCCTTCGGCCCGGACGGCTCGCTCTACGTGCTTGACTACGGCACCGGCTACTTCAACGGCGACGAGAACTCGGCGCTGTACCGGTACGACTACGTCGGTAGCGGCAACAAGAGCCCGACCGCCAACGTCACGGCCGACAAGGTCTCCGGCCAGGCGCCACTGACCGTCACGTTCTCCTCGGCCGGCTCCAGCGACCCCGAGGGTTCGGCTCTGACCTACTCCTGGAACTTCGGCGACGGCACCACCTCCACGTCCGCCAACCCGGCCAAGACGTTCACCAGCAACGGCACCTACAACGTCACGCTCACCGTCACCGACGCCCAGGGCGCCACCGGCAGCGCCGGCGTGCAGATCGGCGTGGGCAACACCGCGCCCACGGTGACCATCTCCACCCCCGGCAACGGGCGGCTCTTCGACTTCGGTGACACGATCCCGTACACGGTGACCGTCACCGACCCGGAGGAGTCGGCCATCGACTGCTCCAAGGTCAAGATGACCTACGTGCTCGGTCACGACCAGCACGGCCACCAGATCTCCTCCACCACCGGCTGCTCCGGCTCGGTGACCATCCCGGTCGACGGTGAACACGACGCGGCCGCGAACATCTTCGCGGTGTTCGACGCCGAATACACCGACGCCGGCGGCCTGGCCACGCACACGCAGCACACCTTGCAGCCCAGGCACCGCCAGGCCGAGCACTACAAGAACGCCTCGGGCGTCACCGTCTACGGCAAGGTCGCGGCCGAGGGCGGTAAGACGGTCGGCGACATCAGCAACGGCGACTGGATCTCCTTCGAGCCGTACCAGCTGAGCAACGCGACGTCGTTCTCCGCCCGGGTCTCCTCCGGCGGGGCCGGCGGCACCCTGCAACTGCGCGCCGGCTCGGCCACCGGCCCGGTGCTCGGCTCCGCCACGGTGCCGGTCACCGGCAGCTGGGAGACCTTCACCACGGTCTCCGGTACGATCGCCAGCCCTCCGGCCGGCACCACCACCCTCCTTCTGACCTTCGCGGGCGGTAGCGGGGCACTCTTCGACGTCGACGCGTTCACCTTCACCACCGGCAGTGCCGCCCGCACCGGGCCGGTGGCCGGCTTCGCCGGCAAGTGCCTGGACGTCGACGCCGGCGGCAGTGCCGACGGCACGAGGATCCAGTTGTGGACGTGCAACGGCACGGGTGCGCAGACCTGGACCGTCGACGGTCAGGTGTGGCGCAACCCGCAGTCCAACAAGTGCCTGGACGTCGCCGGCGGGGCTACCGCGAACGGCACCAAGGCGCAGTTGTGGACGTGCAACGGCTCCGCCGCGCAGAACTGGGTGGCCCAGCCGGACAAGACGGTGAAGAACCCGCAGTCGAACAAGTGCCTGGACGTCTCCGAGGCCAAGTCCACCGACGGTCAGCAGATCTACCTCTGGGACTGCCACGCCGGCGCCAACCAGCTGTGGACCCTGCCCTGA